A region of the Zootoca vivipara chromosome 3, rZooViv1.1, whole genome shotgun sequence genome:
CTCACTCCTTCTCATAATGGGCATTTGCTATTGATGCAGGTAAAGGCTAGAAGAGTAAACCGAAATGTCAGCGAAGATCTGTGGCACCTCAAAGAccaaaaaaacccatttattgtggcataagctttttgTAGGTCAGAGCACAATTTGATGAAGTAGTGTCTGCCTGGCCCATGAAAGCTTCCACCATGGATAAAGGTGCCTCAGGGCTGCAACAAACTAATACAGCTACCCACCTGGAATCTGAAATGCCAGCAAAACACTTCAGCCCATAAACATactagtgaagaagaagaaaattctgTTCCACTAGACAGGGATGAGggacctgtagccttccagatgttgtcagactacaactgcCATAACCCTGGCCTATTCCCCATACCGGGTGGGGAGTTGggagttcaccaacatctggagaggaaAGCCTTGCACTGTCCTTGCActagagttgttgttttaaaaaactcaaTACTTGTGGCCCTTAGCAGACCAAGGTATAGTTAATGACACTATTTGACCTAAaattcattccttcattcataTTTTACTTACAGCCATTAATGGCAGTCTTCCTTTTATAGACCTCAGACTACTTTTAAACTACACAATCTCTGCAGTTCAGTTTCGTCTCCTAATGGACAAATCCATCCACTCTGCTTTAAGCACTTCATCCTTTTTATTGTCACTGGTTGCACAGAGGTCGTTTTTGGTACTGTGcatactttccccctttcctccagaATGGAGCCATTGAGGAATTTGTTGCTGAATTTCCGCAGGTCATTCAACTAGATCGTTACaaagcaaaaaggaagaaaagaaagggaaaagtgcAGCTTGGCAGAAGATTTTTCATGTCAAGTCACCTCCGCCAGAGGTTAAGAGTTTTGGTTGTAGCTGTTTCCTTCCTTCAACAGAAATGCTCATAAACAGTTGGGGTTCTAACAGACAAACACAGTTATAATGGCAGCCAGTCTTATTCACATGAAATTCCACTCTCAAAGCATGCTTtcagaaataaaagcaaagcacTCCAATGCAGGCAGAAGACACACAGTTTGGCCAGATGTCCCTAAGTCCAGGTGTTGACAAGATAAATACAGGTGTGATCTTGAGGCACAAACATATTCATTGTTTTagatataatctctctctctaaGTAAAGTCTGCCAGCAGGACCTCTCTCTCACCCCTGCCAACATGCTGACATTAGGACCATCCCAGATCAAAAGGTAGAAGGCATAAATATAAGGTTGTTCACTTGCCGCAAATTTTAACCATTGGCATGAACAAGAATGATTTAATAGATTTTGCTGAGCCTTCAGTTAGGTCCAACCTGAGTTTGGGAATAAAAAGATCTGCAAGATCAAAAATCCTAATGATCTACACCTAGAATACACTCCTAACctctcctgcagtgcaggaacgaTACCTGTTGTGTTTAAATGAGGCATTTGTATGTTGCCTATTGCTATCTCAGAACAGTTCAAACTAGATAGATGTGGCTTTGAAAAGGAGTAAAGTGCTCAATTTTACTGGCAAACTACTGACTAAAATGATCATGTGGAGCAAAATAAGGGGGACAAGGCCAGCTGCTTGAAAGAGGTAAATCTTAACAGCAGCCCCATTTTAGAACTTGCTGGACtagaccattattattattattttaaaaaaggagggtttcttttttttacttagcagagaggaaaggaagaggggatTATTACATTCAATAGGTAAGACATGCATGCATTAGTAGAAGTGACAGCTTCAGCAGACTTAATTAGTATGTGCAAACACTAACAACTAAACAGGACAGGGGGCTTATTTCCATGGTAGCAGTAAAACCTGCAGAACATACCCCCTTAGCCACTGCCCTCAGCCCTTCCCCCCACCAAGGGAGGCAGAGCTACTGGCTGAAGACTTCTTCAGTTCTATTTTCATAGACTGAGTCTCGGCTCGAGGCTCGAATTTGGTCTGGTTTCCTGATCCTGGGGCTGTCACTACTGGCTTCCCGGCTTTCATACCTTTAGATACAGGGATTCGGGTGGGTGTAGGTCTCTGGGATAACCCATCCTGTCCTGTCTGCAAGacaagggggagaaaaaaaaataacagtGGAATAAAGACAGATTTTGGTCAAGTTTCCTGTTTGTGCCCCGGGTGCCATCCACGATGCCTTCTGtgaggaaaaggagagaacagtaATCCTCCTAACGTATCTCAGTGCtcaaaggacaggaagaaacacgtGGACTCACCACCCACTGTCAGGGCTGGAGCCAGATGCACGCCAGCATGACGAAGCAGAGTAAGTTGCCAGAGATGttcactctttattcaaggaaatggcACACAACTCAGCAACACTTGCCCCTTGCCCCTATAGAGCAGTGGCCAGGACTGAAGGCCCTGCCGTTGACCCTTTCTACTcttctcccagatgtttcccaaggAGCCTCAGAATAGgcaacagggtgtgtgtgtgtgtgtgtgtgtgtgtgtgtgtgtgtgtgaagattagAGTTTTAAAGGGATATATGCTAAGTCTTATGCCCTAAAAAGCAAGCACAGGAAATCTCTGGCCCATCAGTTCTTTTTATACAGCCCCACAGTGCTTCCCCTAACAcatccctttcccccaccccattctttgGGAGCTTGCGCCCCCATGACTTTTCCCAAAGGGAATTTGGCCCTCAGGGAGGAGAAAGATTTTCCAGCCCTGCCCAAAATACTCAACAAAGGTACACACGCCACAGTTTCAGATCCTCGCTTGCTTTCGACAGCCAAACCGCAGTTCCCCAAGTTTGGATGTCCCATGTcactgtggttagtttaaaactggaagcaggtgcttctaatctcccTCTGGCATGAAAAAGAGAAGGTGAAGGAGGAGAGTGACGTCAAGATTTGCTGCAGCCATTCATAAAAAAAACAGTAACCGCGGTTTTCCATTTCATCTTGAGTCAGGCCACCAAATTCCTAAGCAAAGTTGAGGATGAGCCCAGATCTCTCAGATCCAAGCCCAACCCTCAAAAATCATATTTTTCCCTACCATATTGCATGCAAACATATTCCACAAGATTCCCTATTGCTTACCATGGACTGTGTTCCTCGTGTGGATGACGTAGTAACTGGAGTTATAGTGATGGTACTTGTCACTTTGCTTGCTCCAGGCCTTGAGGATATGTTATTCCTGGGGGAACGGAGGACAGTCCCAGTCATCACCTCCTTCTCTGCTGCTACATTCATAGGCCTGACCGTTATCACAGGGCTTGCTCCTTCTTGAGAAGTGCCAGGCGAGCGTTTAAACTGAGACCCTAAGTGGATGTGAATTTTGTTGTCCTCGGTCGTTATAATGTTCGTGTTGGCATTGTACTTTCGGACGGGAGTTGGGACAGTTTGTTTTTCTGGCGTCACTCTAAACACAGCCCTCCCCATGGTCATGTCCTGCGATTCTGGAGACATGGTAATGTCTGCAGGTGCTGCCGAGGTAGACACTGTCATTATTTGAATTGGTGACACAGGTCTTTCCATGAATGGAGACTTTGGGCTCTCTGAAGATTTCTCTCTGGAGAAAGTAGTTATAGTTACTGGAGACATGGCTCGCTCTGGGCCCGCTGGGCTCtcaccccctttccctttttgggACATGACGTTAGGAGAGGGAATGATAGTAATCCGTGGTTTCTGATTCCCCAGAGTTGGGATAACGGTGGTGCTGGAGAAGAAATCTTCAGCAGTTGGACTAGTAATCTCCAGAGTAGCTGTGCTGTTCTCGTGATCTGGAGTTACCCGAATGTGGAGAGGCTGCCCTTGCTTTGGAGAAAGGACAACCTCCCCAGGACGCTCTGGACTGGTTTGTATTCTGGCTCCTTTTTCTGGAGTCACCTGAGagccattttctctttttttaatccatGGGATCCAGGATTTTCTCATGGTGAGGTCATTTGCTGCAGGAGGATATCTGTCAAGCACAGATGACCTCTCGCTGGGCTTTTTGAGCCCAACCTGTCGAAGATTGCTCATAATGTGGTTCTCCTCCTGGAAGGATTTCCTTATGAACACAGCGGGTGTCTCCTCTTCTGCTGTTTCGCTGTTTACTGCATCAGTTTGTACTCCAGTGGATGTAACAGGCACATCTACCATCCTTCTCCCATTCATGCTGGGTCTCAGGGCACGGCTGTAGCGTTTAGACAGCTCAAGCTCTTTCGTCAGATTCAGCACCTCCTGGGCTATGGCTTtgttcttattttcttcttccaTAAACCTTTGCTGAAGGACTGAGTAATCCACTTGGAGCTGAGAAAGCTGGTCTTCTTTGTTCATCAGCTCATGAATTTTCTCTTTAAGAGCCTGCACTTCTGCTTTCAAGTCTCTGCTTTTCGCCTCTTCCAGTCGAAACCTTTGCCTCAGCTCTGCCTCCTGAGTCACTGCCTCTCCCTTCtctattgctttgttttttgcaatctGGAGCTTCATTTCTTCCAGCTGCTGAGAAAGAAAGTTAGCTTTATCCTGCTCAGTCCTAAATTTTTGCTCTAGCTGATCATATTCATCCTCCGTCTTCATCAAGTCTCCTTCAACAATTTCCAATTGCTTGAGACGCTTCTTCAGTCTTTCAATTTCAACTGTTAGCTCTTTAATTTTGTTGTCCTCTTGTCCAGTAAGCCCAGTCCCCTTTTTAACGTGGCCTCTGGCTATTTCCCTTTCTACCTCCTCTATGCCATCAATCCTTTTCTTCAGCAGATCCACTTTGCAGTTCAGCTCAGCGGACTTTTCTTCCTCACTCTTCAGCTTGCCAATTAACTCATCCCTTTCCTTTGTTAAGCTGGACACTTTCTCCTCCATTTCAGATTTCAACTTCAACAGTTTTTTGCTCTCATCTATTAGTTTCTCAGTCACTTCCATAACTTTGCCTTGCTCCACCTTAAAGTTCTTATTCAAGCTTTCAActtttctctcttcctgcttAATCTTATCCACCATGTTCTTTCTCTCATCGACCAGCATGACGGTAAAAGACTTCAGCTTTGTCAGGTCATCTTTCAAGTTTAATTCAGCTTTCTCCAACTTACTCTCTGAAGACTCAAGATCCTTCACTCGTGTCTTCACCACTTCCAACTCATTGATCAAGTCTTTGGCTaagttcttttctttctccaggtTCAAACGCAGGTGAGTGCATTCGGATTTGCTTTTGTTGAAAGCCTCCTCCAACCTTTCCAGTTCAGACATTCTCTTCTGCAGTTTCTCCACCTCAAGCCTCAGTTCTTTGCTGTGATGCTCCTCTTCTTGTAGTTTCTTTTTAAGCTCCTTACACTGAGATTCAGTCTTTGTGATCTCCTCGTCTTTGCCTTCCATCTCAAGCACCCGCTTGCGGAGGTTTTCCACCTCAGCCATCAAGCTGGAGTTCCCGCATTCCCCTTTGGCTATTTTGTCTCTCAGTTCCCGAAGCTCTTCTTCAGTCTTCTGAAGGTTTTTGTTGGTTTCTTCCAGCTCCTCAATTCTCCGGGTTAAACCAGCCAGTTTCAGCCTGAGCTGTTTATTGTGCGACTCTTGGCTAGCCAATTTGGCAGTCATCTCCTCATGCTCTTGGGAAAAGGAGGATGTCTTGTGTTCAAGTTCTGCCTCTAGCTTCATTAGCTTCTGACCATCCTCTTTTCCTTTGGTACCCAGAATCTTaagtttctcttcttcttcccttagTTTTTGAGTTAGATTTTGTATTTTCTGGGTTTGCTGATCCAGTTGTTCAATGTGCATCTGTCTTTCATCCACAAGCATGAGTGCAAATGACTTAAGTTTGACCAATTCTTCTCTTAGCTTGTTGAGCCTTTTTGCATGCTCTTTTTCCTTTCGGGCTTGGTAGATCTTTTCCTGTTCAAGAAGCTTCTTTAATCTGAGGAAGGGGGAAACACACAGTGTCATAAGCTTCTTTGAAAAAGAACACAATAATAATTCCTACTACCTAAACTATGCATATCTCTAATCAAGGGGGGGGAATACATGTAGggcttcagatgttgctggattccaactcccatcagcaccaggccagggatgatgggagtttgagtcaaGCAACAACTGgatggctacaggttccccatccctacaagttccccatccctcctctaGGTGCTTGTACATATGAGTACGCCCAAAATTGTACTGTTGCCAAAATGTGCAGAATGCTATTCCTTTAAGGGGAGAGTACATTAAGGGTTCTTTTAAAAGTACATTCCTTGGGAGCTGTTGTGCATATTGTTACACAGCTTTTAGCAAGAAAGGGCAGGAAGGAAATTCTCCTTTTGATCCTCTCCTTCCCCAGCCGCCAGATTTTTTTCACCAGAAAATTTCTCAACTAATGTACATACTGTCATTGAAACATGTACTACCTTCCCTATAGATGACATCTGTCCGTACTATATGTAAGTCGTTGGTTTAGTCCAGCCAGGATCCTTTTCTGTTCTAATGTTATCCAATGCTTGGGTAACATTAGAACATAAGATCTCTTATGGATCACACCAAAGGTTTAAATTTACCTTTTCCCATCACTGCAaagttgaaacattttttttatgccTCTCTGCCTCTTTAGAGACATATTGTGCCAATGATTACATGACTACACATCTGATGCCTGGTCTTCTATGTATTGAAAGCCAAGGGTTAAGCCACTAAAAAACTGGGTTTGGATAGAGTTCATGTCCATTAGCAGGgagttgtgtgtatatataagtAAAAACTCTGGCTTAGTTCCAGTTCAGACACTAACTTGGATCAGTAACTTCAAACCCAATGAATACAAATTGTTATCTCACTCTTACTATTGCAGTGTATCAGTTCAAAGATCCTTTactaaaaaaaattttaaaataaaaaaattctaataTGCCATTTGCCCAAACTTCCTCTAGAACCGTAAATCATATTTGCTCACTacaacagaatgaatttcagtcCCCAAATGTTCTTTCCGCATTGATGAGCATAGTAGGAACAGTGGACAGAGGCTTAGCTcatcccgccccctgccccccagctgtAAGAAACAGAGAAAGTATAATcccattatacaaatctgtgcCCAGATTTAGAATACTGTGTGCAATTCTGGTTACCCAAACAGAATGccgtagagctggaaaaggcacagaaaagaaaCTACAATGGTCAAGATCTTGGAACAGTTTCCTCGGAAAGGCTCAAGAACATGGAGCTTCAGAGAGTGTGTGCTAAGGGGGAACATCacagagattttaaaaagtatgcatgattagaacaggaatgggaacctgtgactcccaggtgttgctggactacaactcccattatctttcACTACTACTGGTCATgtaggctggggctgatgggagcctgagtccaacatcatctgaagggccatctcatcatctggaggttccccatccctgaactagGAAGAACACATTTAGAGATGCTTGTGCAGCTGACAAACCATTGGGTTATCCCTCCTGGCGACCCTTAGCCAGTCATGCCAGGGAAGAGGAATGACCACTCAGGAGAGAGTGAGGATGGTAAAGGGATAATTTGATGGTTTAACCAGCAGAAAGGGGCATGGCAAGGGAAGCAGCTTGCTGTGCAAAGGGGTTTATCAGGAAGGATAAACCCGATTAATTTcgtcaggggaagggggaggccTTACAAAGGGGCTAGAGGTGTTTTACAGGCAGAGTAAAAGCAGATAGCCATTCTGGGATGAAATAGATTTCGTAGAAGCAGCTCTCTtgctgggaatttttttttaaaaaaaattcttgtttaaACCTGAAAGTGTTTCTGACAGAAAACAAGTACTGTGCCTTTAATAGTGAAACTATCAAGCTTTATCTTCCATTGAGTGTTGGTTCATAAAAATATAGTTTTTGTTTCCATTGTGCCCCAGCTTTAATTTATGCCCAGTAAATTGTCATGGGAACCCCAATATTGATAGTTCTTGCTGCATATTTATATTATTGAGAATTTCTGAATTCCCAGTTGTTAATAGGCTGGGAGTGACCAAGGTTAAAAAACAGACTTGGCCATGTTGCcttgctcccatcttccctgaggtAGTTTGTCACAATCTGTTCTCCTACCCGAGATTCAAGAGACATGCTATGGGGTTGATTGGCAGTAGGTTCAGGAAGCACATCATTATTTTGAAGAAGCAGTGCCATTAGTAACAACCTTAAATGGGGTTTTAAGAggtttaggcaaattcatggaggatgtcTTCAATTTCACATGCAGCACTGGCACATTAGGCATCTCCAGCCCAGGATAATGTTGCTCTGGCTTGCTAATGCTGTTCCATGGCTGAGAGCATAGCTTAAAGTAGAAGTCAGTGTATCAAATCCACATAGGCCAGTTATTTGTGCCATGGTCACATTGTGACCTTGTGCAGTGGCAAAGACTGTCTAGGGAGGAAGCatgctctccttcactggaggtattAAGCTGAGATTAGTACCAGTTAGTGGAGTATAGCATTGCTCGCTGGCCTTCCAAACACTGAGCATCACTGCTAGTTCCTGAGACAGAGAGAGTGCGGTGCAACTCAGTGGTGAAGAAAATCTGGCATTCCTGCCATCACACCTGCCCCATGCTGAACGCAACCTTTCTCAAGAACCATAAGGGATGCTCAGTGTTCAGAAGGCTGGTGACAAACACCACCCCACCTGTGCCACCCCACTAGCAACTACTGGTTCAGCCTAAAATATTTGTAAGCCTGCCTTGAACAAAGTGTTCCTTGCTTCTGGAATTCTAGGTTATCTCAAGGTCAAAGTCTCAACTAGCCAGACCTTGTCATTTAATTAGAagaatataaaaaaaccaaaccagtcACACTTAATTTGGAATATTCAGAAATTTCCAGATTAGCCCAGAGTTTATCGCTTCTCCGAAATGAACTATAGATCGATATTTCTCTAGAGATCTGAGTTCCTTTTACATGCTTTGAGTTGGTCAAGAATAAGGGTTCTGAAAAGGAGAACCCAAGCATAGAGCATTCTTTTCACTAGTATAAACTGATATTATTCCAGGAAGAGAGCAGTATCAGTGCTATTACCGTATTTACTGTTCTGCTTGTATTAACTGCCATCAGTGGGTACGTCACTGCAGGCTTTAGAACATTCCAGATTCAATGAAGTTTTCTCCTTAAACAGCCAACTTTACTACTCTTTAGAGTAGTAGCAAATATTTCTCTATAAAGCTATTTAAAGTTCAAGTTCACATAATGTTTTCATGTTTCCTCTTACCAGAAATATTTAAAGAAGTTTCCAGAAAGTAATAAGATGTTTTTATAACTCTGCTTTTACAACCTACAAACCAAGCAGTCgtggatttaaaaacaataataattgacACATATCTAAAGCATGTGTAAAACTATTGCCTAAAGAATCACTGAGGAAACTGTTCAGCCTGCCCCTTATTAAGGATTACACAAAACAATTCAGGTTACTATGGATTTTCAGACATGGAAAGCACTTTCATGGAGGATATGCGTGCAAAACCCAAAATAATCTACTTCTGGGCTGTATGTATTTTCTTACAATGAAGTAAGGAACTCCTAACTGCACAAGCACCCACCCTCTGGGTCCCCTCTTAAGCAACAGCTGCTCCCCAATGAACAGCTGAGAGGAGAAAGGGCTCTGATGTTGTGAAAAGTGTACAATTGCAGCTCTTTCCTCTGCAATTATCTGCTGCAAGGAGATgaaaagcagaggggaaagtgtCTTTGCAAAGAGAGAGATTGGATTTCCCTGCAGATATGCAGGAAACCATCCATGCATTTTTGCCACTGGATGCCTGCAAGTATGGGGGCTGCAGTTGGATTTTGAAGACTGAGGCTCTGAATAGCAATGTGGCATAGCTTGCAATACAGCTGTGCTTTGGCATTACAGTATTTGCATTCTTCTGTTGGGATTACAGAGttctttttgcccccccccccagacaaggCAGTTCTATTGAAGAGCAGTcttattgattaattaattaattaaaaaaaacttttctcttgcttttcttttcccaaaaagTCAATAGAGAAAATGAAAGATCAACGTTGAGTAGAGTTTCCTCTTGGGAAACTGTTGTGAGGGGTTGTGGTGGATCTAGCTCGCTCGCTACTGGAAGACAGCCTCCAACAACTTTCAGAGTGATAAATTGCAGCCCTCACCTTGTCCCATATGGAAGAGCTCTCCATTTAAGAAAAACACGATGGCCCTCACCTCAGCCAGCCTTAAAAGTTAGTAAACTTCCCCAGGGAGCTATCCAGCACTTGCTCTTAAGAGTTGTCTTGCTGAATGTAAATATAGTTCAACAGCTTATTGTGAAATGCACAATAAACCTTGGTTGTGTCCTAGTTGCCTCTTGTTTCTGTGCAAAAGCTATCATATTTAGTAGTTGTGCATCATTAACATAATCTATTCTATTACTTCAAGAGCTTTTAATCAGTTGACCGTAAATAGGAATTCACAATCCTTGCTCATATGCTTACAGTGAAAAGGTTCAGGCCTACATGGGTGTTTTTACAAAGGTGTACATTTCTTCTCCCTACGCAAGGATTGTATGGATTCCCTGAAAAACGACAATTTGGGATGAGGGCTCCACAAGAAAACAAGGGCTTGCATGATCTTCACACCTGACTATGTGCACAACTTTATTTCCGACAACATATGTAGGAGGGAATCCAGGTGCTCCAATCCAGCCATCATCATGCTTTAAATAAGATAATGTTTGCACGACTATCTGTACCATAATGTGGACTGAGCTGAGCATCCAACTGAAAGCAGCCTGGTGTGCATAGACTGCATCCATACAAAGACAAATGCACATTCTGACATGCATGAGACCTTTGAGGAGACATGTTTGAGACTGCACTGCAAGTAAATGAAATCCACATAAGTAAGAGAAATGGCAATGGtgagaaacctgtggtcctccagacagTGATGAACTTCAGCTGGCATCctctctggccattggctattctagctggggctggtggaagttgtagccccaaaacaagGCCAAAGCATGCTGCATTAGGCTATTCCTCAACCTGAGCCCCCAGTGATCTATAACATGGAAATACAGTAATCATATTGCTCTAACTTATGTAGTTGCTGTAAAGAGTAAGATGGCTTATGTGACATCCTGTGACGCAGGACATGCTACCTccatcacgtgtgtgtgtgtgtgtgtgtgtgtgtgtgtgtgtgtctatacacacacacactgggtaaGCAGGCATGATCTGCCCAATTCACCACTCAGGTTTTTTGACTGGTCAGATAAAGAAGGTAGCATTGAAAATAACTTTGTTTGTTaaagtctaaaccacagagcctagggcttgccgatcggaaggtcggcagttcaaatccccatgacggggtgagctcccattgttgagtcccagctcctgccaacctagcagtttgaaagcacatcaaagtgcaagtagataaataggtaccactccggaaggaacgtaaacgacatttctgtgcactgctctggtttcgccagaagcggcttagtcatgctggccacatgtcccggaagctgtctgcagacaaacgccggctccctcggccagtaaagcgagatgagcgctgcaactccagagtcgtctgcgactgggaCTGAACTGTcgggagtccctttacctttgctcaTATGCCACCTTTCTTCCATTATTAAACTCAAGATGCAATAATAAGCTTCCAAGGTGGACTCCGATCCAGGCCATTGACATTTTTAAGGTGGCTGCCACCACGTGCTTTCAGAACATGCCTTGGGATTTGCCCAATTAAAAATTATGCCAACGAAATAAACAATTCCAGTCCACTACCGGTAGAACTAGATAATCATTTTACAAAGTAGTTAAAGATTAATCCACCATGAACACCAACTGCTTTTGTTGAATTCAGTGCAAGACAAATTTCTCCTGTTTTAGAGCAGTGGGATATCTCACTTGTTTCAAATGCCCTGAAGGCTTTCCCAGCACACTGTTTTGTAGCAATCACATTAACAGCAcaagcctactcagaagtaagacccaatGAGCTCAGTGGGCCCTACTCCGAGGTAAGTAAACACAGGATTACAACCTAAAGAGTACTCACAACACAGAATGCTTATATAGGACCAAACAATTCAATGCCTTGGTTACATAATAAGAAATTATCAGTACAGAGGtcggcaaaaaaacccccacaaaactaTGCAGTGAAATAAAACCTTATGCCAATGTGAAGCAAAAGATTTAAAGCTTTGCCAAGGCTGTTTTTGGTCTAGGTTATCCTTCCCTGAAGAACTTGTCGATTGTCTTCTgcacaatgaaatgaaaactgaaacacaaaGTAACTCCAAGGAAAGATTCAGTTTTATAGCATCTATTTACAAGGTCAGAACATGCCATACCTTGAAAGCCACGCTATGTTTTGATACAAGGTACAGTTTTCCCTCCCCAAGTCAATCAACAGGGAGATCCGAGCTGTTCTAGTTTTAAAAGCTGCAGTTAATTTGCCGCTGTAACGAAGCACATGTCTGTACTTCCCTGTTAACATGCAACAGGCTCTTAGCAGAGTCTTCTTGCCAAGCAAATCCATTAGCGCAAGTACTGAAAAATGTGCATACACAAGAAGCAACattttggaaacaaacaaaacagcagagTGTGGTTTTCTTACCTTCTCCTAATGAGGAGCACTTTCgatccccctccctgcctctctttgCAAGAGTTTGTTAGTCTGCAGGCCCTGCTTAGCCCCTGCTCTACAGGGAATTAGCCATCACATTCCAGCCATGTCATCAGAACAATGAAAGGTGAATGTTGTGCAAAACAGCTTGGGACCACTCACTGATGATGTCATCCCTCCCTTATATGGTTCATTATTGTGCAGATTTAACTTTGGGCAGTGAGGGGGGGTGGAGCCTCACTACTtcagaaagcaaaggaaaacagTGGCTAGAGAAAGGCTTGGGGGAGAGTAGGTACAATAGAAGTGTATTctcatcctccccccaaaatcccccCCTTCCAAACTAATTGAACTCC
Encoded here:
- the FILIP1 gene encoding filamin-A-interacting protein 1 isoform X2 codes for the protein MRSRNQGGESSSNGHFSKSKTIINNTENQNLQEDAKKKNKSNRKEDEGSGSSNVKQHSRLPGPSERKSKKSIDLSKEDLIRLLSIMEGELQAREDVIHMLKTEKIKPEILEAHYGSSAPENVLRILHRDATLAHEKSVGEDVYEKPISELDRLEEKQKETYRRMLEQLLLAEKCHRRTVYELENEKHKHTDYMNKSDDFTNLLEQERERLKKLLEQEKIYQARKEKEHAKRLNKLREELVKLKSFALMLVDERQMHIEQLDQQTQKIQNLTQKLREEEEKLKILGTKGKEDGQKLMKLEAELEHKTSSFSQEHEEMTAKLASQESHNKQLRLKLAGLTRRIEELEETNKNLQKTEEELRELRDKIAKGECGNSSLMAEVENLRKRVLEMEGKDEEITKTESQCKELKKKLQEEEHHSKELRLEVEKLQKRMSELERLEEAFNKSKSECTHLRLNLEKEKNLAKDLINELEVVKTRVKDLESSESKLEKAELNLKDDLTKLKSFTVMLVDERKNMVDKIKQEERKVESLNKNFKVEQGKVMEVTEKLIDESKKLLKLKSEMEEKVSSLTKERDELIGKLKSEEEKSAELNCKVDLLKKRIDGIEEVEREIARGHVKKGTGLTGQEDNKIKELTVEIERLKKRLKQLEIVEGDLMKTEDEYDQLEQKFRTEQDKANFLSQQLEEMKLQIAKNKAIEKGEAVTQEAELRQRFRLEEAKSRDLKAEVQALKEKIHELMNKEDQLSQLQVDYSVLQQRFMEEENKNKAIAQEVLNLTKELELSKRYSRALRPSMNGRRMVDVPVTSTGVQTDAVNSETAEEETPAVFIRKSFQEENHIMSNLRQVGLKKPSERSSVLDRYPPAANDLTMRKSWIPWIKKRENGSQVTPEKGARIQTSPERPGEVVLSPKQGQPLHIRVTPDHENSTATLEITSPTAEDFFSSTTVIPTLGNQKPRITIIPSPNVMSQKGKGGESPAGPERAMSPVTITTFSREKSSESPKSPFMERPVSPIQIMTVSTSAAPADITMSPESQDMTMGRAVFRVTPEKQTVPTPVRKYNANTNIITTEDNKIHIHLGSQFKRSPGTSQEGASPVITVRPMNVAAEKEVMTGTVLRSPRNNISSRPGASKVTSTITITPVTTSSTRGTQSMTGQDGLSQRPTPTRIPVSKESIIIHQLRMNSR